A window of the Gasterosteus aculeatus chromosome 21, fGasAcu3.hap1.1, whole genome shotgun sequence genome harbors these coding sequences:
- the cpa6 gene encoding carboxypeptidase A6, translated as MELDRGSAFRVSAWLACVIICSNVPSPVGARLYNNRYAGDQIFRITPTNDEQVQVLQKILGHMKVDFWQPNSVTLICQNATVDVHVKRNDTWDLRARLKQQHLDYRVFISNLQKEIEKQTGHGSSRKRRSESQYDYEVYHSLEEIQGWMSEMNRTNSHLVDMFSIGKSYEGRPLYVLQIGKRSRHQKKAVWIDCGVHAREWIGPAFCQWFVKEAINSYQHDSVMRRLLNQLNFYIMPVFNVDGYNFSWTTDRFWRKTRSKNHRYHCRGVDANRNWKVKWCEEGASSHPCDDTYCGPYPESEPEVKAVAKFLRKHKKRVKSYISIHAYAQMLLYPYSYKYAAIPNFNCVESAAQNAVTALYSAYGVKYRYGPASTTLYVSSGSSIDWAYRNGIPYAFAFELRDTGYFGFLLPESLINPTCTETLRAVKAIASGLLKKCETDRDRFPYI; from the exons ATGGAACTGGACCGCGGGAGCGCATTTCGCGTCTCCGCCTGGCTGGCGTGTGTGATAATCTGCAGCAATGTGCCAAGTCCCGTCGGTGCCCGTCTCTACAACAACCGCTACGCCGG GGATCAAATCTTCAGGATAACCCCGACTAATGATGAGCAGGTCCAAGTGCTCCAGAAGATTCTGGGACACATGAAG GTGGACTTCTGGCAGCCCAACAGCGTAACTTTAATCTGTCAAAATGCAACCGTGGATGTGCATGTGAAACGCAATGACACGTGGGATTTACGCGCACGCTTAAAGCAGCAGCATCTCGATTATCG GGTGTTTATCTCCAATCTGCAGAAGGAAATTGAAAAGCAGACGGGACACGGCTCCTCCCGCAAGCGGAGGTCAGAGTCTCAGTATGACTACGAGGTTTACCACTCTCTGGAAGAG ATCCAAGGCTGGATGTCTGAGATGAACCGAACCAACTCCCACCTGGTGGACATGTTCTCCATCGGGAAGTCGTACGAGGGGAGACCCCTTTACGTGCTTCAG ATAGGAAAGAGAAGTCGTCATCAGAAGAAAGCCGTGTGGATCGACTGTGGCGTCCACGCCAGAGAGTGGATCGGGCCTGCTTTCTGCCAGTGGTTTGTCAAAGAG GCCATCAACTCATACCAGCATGACTCTGTGATGAGGCGACTGCTTAACCAGCTCAACTTCTACATCATGCCCGTGTTCAATGTGGATGGATATAATTTCAGCTGGACCACG GATCGGTTCTGGAGGAAAACACGGTCCAAAAATCACAGGTACCACTGCAGAGGAGTGGACGCCAACCGGAACTGGAAGGTCAAATGGTGTG AGGAGGGGGCCTCCTCCCATCCCTGTGACGACACCTACTGCGGTCCCTACCCCGAGTCTGAACCAGAAGTCAAGGCCGTCGCCAAGTTCTTACGCAAGCACAAGAAACGCGTCAAATCCTACATATCGATCCACGCTTACGCCCAAATGCTGCTTTACCCCTATTCCTACAAGTATGCCGCCATCCCCAACTTCAACTGTGTG GAGTCAGCAGCTCAGAACGCAGTGACAGCCCTGTACTCGGCCTACGGAGTGAAGTACAGATATGGACCTGCCTCCACCACCTTGT ATGTTAGCTCCGGCAGCTCTATAGACTGGGCTTACAGAAACGGGATCCCTTATGCGTTTGCGTTTGAGTTGAGAGATACCGGGTACTTCGGCTTCCTTCTGCCCGAGTCCTTGATCAACCCAACCTGCACCGAGACTCTGAGGGCGGTGAAGGCCATCGCATCAGGTCTACTGAAGAAGTGTGAAACAGACAGGGACAGATTTCCATATATATGA